A part of Neoarius graeffei isolate fNeoGra1 chromosome 22, fNeoGra1.pri, whole genome shotgun sequence genomic DNA contains:
- the LOC132870789 gene encoding zinc finger and BTB domain-containing protein 26-like, with the protein MDVVCFRLPGHSDAALRNMNSLREQRHFCDITIVAGGRQMFRGHKVVLAAGSAFLRDQFLLNPSAELQQVSVLHSSTVIRELLQSCYTGILQFSAKEIVNYLTAASYLQMEHVVEKCRVALSQYLQSKSSSPGSVKTEEPQVMAAIVSGSTHSLDTSPPERASSLQPHSSEEEPRVSGVEHTGVQHKDEADLSIVRLRASEHSGGVEDEESRNDFSVFEVRIRDELHDADENAGVQEDAGDAGDMLAIRQVAHADDLNRDEGGAPGSGPRGGVRIWRRRFGEPRGGRGRGFKHRKRYTYRERRPSGNFQQAWRFPTSEEIMGSFGAGIGQEYLALGEAPMQVDYQPSECQGDAVGSDGGPGQFSIDGANAEENVGVVSLPTNEDGGEDSVAVVGSTSCVTGSVACEQCGLAFSSVEDLAAHSRSTHLLYVCPCCGKHFSQTSNLNRHMAVHRSAKLHSCPLCHKTFTQKSTLSDHMNMHSGQRPHVCAFCRICFAHKPALRRHLKEQHGKTTAQNYLEIQRESEEPAVGGGGGV; encoded by the exons ATGGATGTGGTGTGTTTCCGCCTACCTGGCCACAGCGACGCTGCTCTGAGGAACATGAACTCCTTACGGGAGCAGCGGCACTTCTGCGACATCACCATCGTGGCCGGCGGCAGGCAGATGTTCCGGGGTCACAAAGTGGTGCTGGCTGCCGGTTCGGCCTTCCTCAGGGACCAGTTTTTACTGAACCCATCTGCAGAGCTACAG CAGGTGTCGGTGCTGCACAGCTCCACCGTGATCCGTGAGCTGCTACAGTCCTGCTACACGGGCATCCTGCAGTTCAGCGCCAAAGAGATCGTAAACTACCTAACAGCAGCCAGCTACCTCCAAATGGAGCACGTGGTGGAGAAGTGCCGAGTGGCTCTGAGTCAGTACCTGCAGTCGAAGAGCAGCAGTCCAGGA TCTGTGAAGACAGAAGAGCCCCAGGTGATGGCGGCGATCGTCAGTGGAAGCACCCATTCTCTGGATACGTCTCCTCCTGAGCGTGCCTCGTCACTGCAGCCACACAGCTCGGAGGAGGAGCCGCGGGTCTCGGGAGTCGAACACACCGGTGTCCAGCACAAAGATGAGGCTGATTTGTCCATAGTGCGG CTTCGAGCCTCGGAGCACTCCGGAGGTGTTGAGGACGAGGAGAGCAGAAACGACTTCAGCGTGTTCGAGGTGCGCATCAGGGACGAGCTCCACGACGCAGACGAGAACGCAGGAGTCCAGGAGGACGCCGGAGATGCAGGGGACATGTTAGCTATACGCCAGGTCGCGCACGCGGACGATCTGAACAGGGATGAAGGTGGAGCACCGGGCAGCGGCCCGAGGGGTGGAGTGCGCATCTGGAGGCGGAGATTTGGGGAGCCGCGAGGTGGTCGTGGGCGGGGCTTCAAGCACAGGAAGCGCTACACTTACCGCGAACGAAGGCCTTCGGGGAACTTTCAGCAGGCTTGGCGATTTCCAACCTCCGAGGAGATCATGGGGAGCTTCGGAGCAGGGATCGGGCAGGAGTACTTGGCTCTCGGAGAGGCTCCGATGCAGGTGGATTACCAGCCGTCGGAATGCCAAGGAGATGCGGTGGGTTCGGATGGTGGCCCTGGTCAGTTTAGCATAGATGGCGCAAACGCCGAGGAGAACGTCGGAGTCGTATCGTTGCCCACTAATGAAGACGGTGGTGAGGACTCTGTGGCCGTCGTGGGCTCCACATCTTGCGTGACGGGCTCGGTGGCCTGCGAGCAGTGCGGCCTGGCGTTCTCTTCAGTAGAAGATTTAGCTGCACACTcgcgctccacccacctgctgtaCGTGTGCCCGTGCTGCGGCAAACACTTCAGCCAGACGAGCAACCTGAACCGCCACATGGCCGTCCACCGCTCGGCCAAGCTCCACAGCTGCCCGCTGTGCCACAAGACCTTCACGCAGAAGTCCACACTGTCCGACCACATGAACATGCACAGCGGACAGCGGCCGCACGTCTGCGCCTTCTGCCGCATCTGCTTCGCACACAAACCCGCACTGCGGCGCCACCTGAAAGAGCAGCACGGCAAGACCACCGCGCAGAACTACCTGGAGATCCAGAGAGAGTCCGAGGAGCCGGCTGTAGGAGGCGGAGGAGGAGTTTAA